In a single window of the Zonotrichia albicollis isolate bZonAlb1 chromosome 23, bZonAlb1.hap1, whole genome shotgun sequence genome:
- the WNT3 gene encoding proto-oncogene Wnt-3: MDYHLLGLILSFLFNGTKVLAGYPIWWSLALGQQYSSLGSQPILCGSIPGLVPKQLRFCRNYIEIMPSVAEGVKLGIQECQHQFRGRRWNCTTIDDSLAIFGPVLDKATRESAFVHAIASAGVAFAVTRSCAEGTSTICGCDSHHKGPPGDGWKWGGCSEDADFGVLVSREFADARENRPDARSAMNRHNNEAGRTTILDHMHLKCKCHGLSGSCEVKTCWWAQPDFRAIGDYLKDKYDSASEMVVEKHRESRGWVETLRAKYALFKPPTERDLVYYENSPNFCEPNPETGSFGTRDRTCNVTSHGIDGCDLLCCGRGHNTRTEKRKEKCHCIFHWCCYVSCQECTRVYDVHTCK, encoded by the exons GTccctggccctgggccagcagTACAGCTCCCTGGGCTCCCAGCCCATCCTCTGTGGCTCCATCCCCGGCCTGGTGCCCAAGCAGCTCCGCTTCTGCCGCAACTACATCGAGATCATGCCCAGCGTGGCCGAGGGGGTGAAGCTGGGCATCCAGGAGTGCCAGCACCAGTTCCGGGGCCGCCGCTGGAACTGCACCACCATCGACGACAGCCTGGCCATCTTCGGGCCTGTCCTGGACAAAG CCACGCGCGAATCCGCCTTCGTGCACGCCATCGCCTCGGCCGGGGTGGCCTTCGCTGTCACCCGCTCCTGCGCCGAGGGCACCTCCACCATCTGTGGCTGTGACTCCCACCACAAGGGACCCCCGGGGGACGGCTGGAAGTGGGGGGGCTGCAGCGAGGACGCCGACTTCGGGGTGCTGGTGTCCCGGGAGTTCGCGGATGCACGGGAGAACCGGCCGGACGCACGCTCCGCCATGAACCGGCACAACAACGAGGCTGGCCGGACG ACCATCCTGGACCACATGCACCTCAAGTGCAAGTGCCACGGGCTCTCGGGGAGCTGCGAGGTCAAGACCTGCTGGTGGGCCCAGCCCGATTTCCGAGCCATCGGGGACTACCTGAAGGACAAATACGACAGCGCCTCGGAGATGGTGGTGGAGAAGCACCGCGAGTCGCGGGGCTGGGTGGAAACCCTCAGGGCCAAGTACGCGCTCTTCAAGCCACCAACAGAGCGGGACCTGGTCTACTACGAGAACTCCCCCAATTTCTGTGAGCCCAACCCCGAGACGGGCTCCTTTGGGACGAGGGACAGGACGTGCAACGTCACCTCGCACGGCATCGACGGCTGCGACCTGCTGTGCTGCGGGCGCGGCCACAACACGCGGACTGAGAAGCGCAAGGAGAAATGTCACTGCATCTTCCACTGGTGCTGCTACGTCAGCTGCCAGGAGTGCACGCGGGTCTACGACGTCCACACCTGCAAGTAA